Below is a window of Sulfurisphaera ohwakuensis DNA.
ATGGTTCGTTGGAGGTAAAATAAACATTGCCTATAACGCTTTAGATAGATGGGTTAAGCAAGGTATGGGAGAAAAGACTGCTATAATCTGGTTAAATGAGGAAGGGAAGGAGAAGAAATATACGTACTTAGATTTATATGAATTGACAGCTAAAATTGCAAAATTCATTAGAGAACATGCCTCAAAAGGTGATACAGTTTTAATTTATATGCCTATGGTAGTTGAGGCTGGTGCTACAATGTTAGCCTCTGCAAGGGCCGGAACAATTCATACTGTAGTGTTTTCTGGATTTGGTGTTAAAGCTTTAGCAGATAGGATTAGAAGTGCCAAACCTAAGATAATTTTTACTGCTGACGTCACTTTCAGAAGAGGAAAAACAATAGAACTAAAGTCAATCGTTGATGAGGCTATTAAAGAAAGTCAAGTGAATGTGAAAAAAGTAGTTGTTCTAAATAGGGAAGGTAAGTGTGATTTTAAGGAGGAAAGAGATGTAGATTTTAATGAAATATTAAAGTTATCTCCTTTTATTGAGGTCGAGAAAACTAATTCAGAAGATCCCTTATTTATACTTTATACTTCTGGGACTACTGGGAAACCTAAAGGAATAGTCCACGCTATGGGATCTTATACTGTTTGGGATTACGCTCACGTAAAGTGGCTTTATGATTTTTCTAGGAATAGAAAATTATTAACTACTGCAGACCTTGGTTGGATTAACGGACACTCTTACAGTTTATATGGTGTTTTATTAAATTATGGGACCGCAATATGGATTGAAGGTGTTTTGGATTATCCTCATCCAGGTGTAATGTGGGAGATAATAGAAAAATATCATGTGGAATATGTGTGGACAGCTCCTACATTGATTAAAGTGTTAATGAAATATGGTGAACAATACATAAATAAATATGACACAAGTAGCCTAGAAATATTTGTTACAGCTGGTGAGAGTTTAGGATTAGAAGCATTAAACTGGTTAAGGAGAAACGTAAAGGCTAAGAAGATATTTGAGGTCTGGGGCCAGACTGAAAACTCTGGATATATTGCTTCACCTGGAGGATCTTATTATGGCTTTCTAAAGATAAAAGACGGTAGTGTGGGTTTGCCCTTGCCATCAATTGAAATTAAAGTTGTCGATGATAATGGAAATGAAGTACCTATAGGAAGGCCTGGAAATATCATAATCACTACACCATCTCCAGCTTTTATGATTGGGTTGTGGAATGATGAGAGGTATAAAAACTATTATGCTAAGTTTGGTTATTACGAGACTGGGGACTTTGGTTATTTAGATGAAGAGGGCTATTTGTATATCCTTGGAAGGAGTGATGATATTATAAAAGTAGCTGGGCATAGGATAGGAGTTGCTGAAGTCGAAAACGCTGCTTCTATTTCAGAAGTTGCTGAGGTTGCGGCTGTAGGCGTTCATGATCCAATAAGGGGTGAAGTAATAATAATATTTGCAGTTCCTAAAGAAGGTGCTAAAGACCTAGATTACGTTAAGCAAAAGATAGTTGAGAGTGTAAGAAAGAATTTCGGTGCTATTGCCATAATTAAGGATGTAATTTTCGTTAACAAATTACCTCATACTAGAACTGGGAAAATAATGAGAAGAGTGTTAAGAGCTTTAGCAAGTGGTAATGAGGTAGGTGATATCTCTACTCTTGAAGACGAAACTAGCATAGAAGAAGCTAAGAAAGCTTTATCAGAAATTAAAGTAATCGATAAAAGTTAATTAGAAGCTTAGAGTTGGATGAATTTCCTATATATAGTTTCATAGAAATCTTTCAATATGCATTTGCGCATTTACAAAGAAATATATTTATTTTATTCTATTATTAAATTACATAATTTCTGAATAAGGAATATGTCTTTTTTATCATATAAAATCTTTGGCTAGGTTAATGTTATACATCCTGTATCTCTTAACTTTCCTTTCCTTACTAATTCATAAGCTACTCTACTTAATCTATCAGCCTCTTCATTTTCTTCTCTAGGTACCCAGATTAGGGTAGCATTTAGTTTCTTCTTTAATTGGATCGCTTTTTCGTAAAGTGGGATTATTCTCTTAGCCTTAATCTTGTACTCACCATTCATTTGTTTTATTACGAGTTGCGAATCTCCCTTAATTATTGGGGAAGAAATTCCAAGTTTTAACATTGTTTCCATTAAACATATTAATCCAGAATATTCGGCTACGTTATTTGTTGAGTTAATACTGAAAGGTTTCTCAGCTAAACCATAACCTTCAATTTTTCTATTATCTAAATAGATTACAAAGCCGAAAGTGGCTATTCCTCCAGGGTTTTTAGGTTCGCATAAACCATCAAAATAACCGATTATCATAGAGTAGTAATGTTAATGGTTAAAAATTAGTTTATCTTAAAGCTTATATTCTTTCAGAATATATGTCGTAAAAAATTAATCTATCGTGGAAAAGGGGTTTTCTTTCTAAGTGATAAATGTCTTTATTCATCATAATATTATCTTACCGTTTGTCCCTACACTTTCATTTCACTCATTTTATCTTCAATGAGAGAGTGTAGGGACTTAGTCCTCAACCACTGTGGGTCATGGGACTCCTTTGAGCCCAACGGCACGGGACTCACATCTCCGTTATCTCCCTCACCCTTTTGGGCATAGCCCACATCGGTGTGAGAGATCATCTTTATCGGAAAAATTTTAACATTATCAAATATAAAAAGATTTTTATTAACGTGAAAAAGGATTCAGCCCAATTTCTTATTAGTACTATCCTACAATTTCCATTCTTAACAAATTGGATAACGTCTCGTTCTAATCCTAATAAAAATTAAAGCGGTCTCTAAGGCGTAAATCACGTTTCCGTAAATTTATGAAGAACTTTTCTTTGTTCCAGTAAGTGTGGCGTCGGTTTTGTCAAAGTTAGCGTAGATCTCCCTATGAAATTGAGGGACTTCTTCACTTATATTACCCTTTATACAATATGAGCTAGCAAAATCCTACTGGAACATTAAATTTACGCGATAACTGTTCACATGCAAGATTTTCTATAAACTTCTCTATAAATAATATTTTAGTTCCGTAATCTCTTATACGTTTTAAAATATACTCTATTAACTTATCATCTTTGCCAATATTGAGATACGTTGCACTTAGCCCAGGTGCCAAGAGAACTATAAATTCGCTTTCGATTATCTTTTTCTCTTCGAGCTCCTGTAATATTGAAAACACAACTTCAGGTTTGTCAACACTAATTAGGATATTATGCACTAGGTCCAATTTGAAATCAAACTCATCCTCCCAATCTACAGTTCTGTATAGATCAAGAGTTTTGTTTAAATACTTATCATCTTTAGTTAAAACATATGCTAGGAGTGATGCTAACACCATAGTGTCTCTAGCTTTTTCACGTATCTCTCTAATACCTCTTTTCCTCGTCCCTTTAAGGGTGACTGGAGCGAAGGTTAGACTTCTGAAGAGTTGTTCTAAATTATCCTTCTCATTAAACGTTGCGTAATATCTAGTTAAGGCATACATCTTCATTAGTATCATTTCGTCTGTAAGTCCTTTGTTTTTCATTAATCTTTTAACGTAATCCTTATACCTTTCATACCCAATACTCCTCAGTGCTATCGCTATAACGGCAGTATCCATAAAGAGTTCTGTTTCATCCCCAACTTCTGCCAACATCTTTATAGCTTCTTCTATGAGCTCCTTTCTAGCGGGGGTTTTCTCGTCTCTTAAAGCAATATTCCTTAAAAAATAGGAATAAGTCTCCTCATCCGGATTTAACTTAAGGAAATCATCTACCGGGTTATAGTCATTTACTAAATGTGCACAAGTTATTAAAACATAAAAGTTCAGTAAAGGACTGAACTTTGGCTTATTACCTAATAAACACTCAGTTAAAGTAGCCGTATTTACTAGGTCACTATCATCTAGTTTATTCTCATACTTTTTAATAATATTAAATGCCGTGCCCCTATCACCAGCTATTGCGTATGTTTCGGCTGATTTTAATACATGTATTTTTCTATACGGATTTCTTAACAGCTCTTCATGAAAATATTGATTAAACTAATCTAAAGTAGACTCTTTAGATGCTATTTTATAGATAAAGTAATAGAGCTCAATTTTTTCTTCTATGATATAAAGATAGGGGTTTAATCAGATCATGAAGATTTATGAAACTTAACATAATATAATGTCTGCTACCAATTATTTAATCTTTATACTTTTTTATATCAGTTGTGAAGGAATAATAGTATCATCCTAACATAAGATGTTGAAGAAGGGTTAAATATGGGATCAATAAGTCACATTCTGTATCGATTAGTTTTGTTTTCCCTTAACATTTACTATGAAATAAGGCTTAGAGTATCTTTGCTTCTTACAGCTTGTAAGTGTTTTAACGCGGTATAGAGGTGTTAGTTTTATCTATAATAGAATTTCTGTCATAATCTAGTCTATTTGGAATAAATTTTTATATAACTTTAGTAAAGATAACTTATGGGAGTTTTCAAAAAAGAGAAAATGTATCCTCCTATACCAAACCTACAAGCTGTTATACAGAATTTTATTCAATATCTAAATAGCGATGGATGGAAAACACAGTATAAGGTTGAAGGTAATAAAGCTATAGTTCAAGCACAAAAAGGAGGGATATTAAGGGATATTATAGCTGCAGATAGGGCACTAACATTTACTTTTGAACAGCTTCCTAATGGCGTTAAAGTTACGGCTGGAATAGGTAAGTGGATACAAAACTTAGCAGTAACCGCAATAGAAGCTCTTTTACTTTCGGAACTCTTCTTGGTCGTTGATGTACCAGAAATGTTATGGACCGAGCACGTAGAGTCTAATTTAATGAAAAAATTAGATGAAATAGTCCAAACAACAGCCTAATATTCGCTTAATGTACCTTTTTTCCTAGCTCTCTTAAACGCGTATTTGTAAAATCCTATCCCTAAAGGTAATAATATAGCATTAAACATAACAAGTACTAATATAACGTTAAGCAAATGAAGTATGCCTTCCCCAGAAAGCATTGATAATCTTAATCCATTTAAAGCCCAAGTTAACGGTAATGCAAGGCTAATTAATTTTACTGGTAGAGGTAAGACGGTTATTGGAAATACTGTACCACTCATTAATGTTGTGAATGTGGAAAAGAAGAATGCTATTGGATTCCCTTGCTTTACGATCATCGTAAAACTTGCAGAAATCATGGAAAAACCAATTGTTGAAAGCAACAAGAGGAATATTATGATAAGAGTAGATAATACGTTAATCTGGTATTTTACACCTAAAGCAAAACCGATTGATAGTATAACTGCAGCATTTACAGTATTTATAACAAACCCCCAGATCGCGGAGTAAAGGAGAAAAGATACTACACCTCCAGAGGATAAAACATAATACTCAATTGTACCGTAAAGTTGTTCATTTCTAAGCCTCTGACTTATAGTTGTAATGATTGATGATACATAACCTTGAAAAGCTAAGCCGATAACGAAGAACGCAGTATAGTTACTAACTCCTATTCTTTCAACAAGGCTATTACCAAGGGAAGTACCAACGAAATAATAAGTGAATACTGGCAAAACCCACGATAAAACGTTTAAAACCATTTGAGTCCTATAACTACTCCATATTTTAAACCCCCTTAAATAGATATAAGCATAAAGTTTATCTATTACTCCCCCCATCTTCTCCACCACCCTCCTCTTCCTGATCTATTTCTCGTACTATCCATTTCCTCACCCATTAAATATACAAACACGTCCTCTAAAGTGGGTTTTTCTTCCCTTAAAACTTCTCCTTCGACATTTTCGTCCTGCGGTACTCTTAAGATAAAGGTACCATTATTATATCCAATAACGTACTTATCTAAACCTTTTGGAACATTTTTTGCTACAATAACTTTCACTTTTCCTAATCTAGATAAAATTTCTTCCTTGCTGCCTTGAGCAATTACATTACCTCTCTTAAGAACTATTATTTTATCGGCTAAATCCTCAACTTCTTTCATATTGTGAGATGTTAAAAGTATAGTCTTCTCTTTGCTGATAATTTTAATTAAACTTCTGAAATCTCTTGAACTTACCACGTCCATTCCTAAAGTGGGTTCGTCAAGTAAAATTACTGGCGGATCTAAAATTAAAGCTCTAGCTAAAGCTAGCTTTCTCTGCATTCCAGTACTATACTTCATATACTGAACATTTTTCCACTCAGAGAGTCCAACTAATTCAAGGAGTTCTTCAGCTCTTCTTTTAGCTTCACTTCTTGAAAGCCCTTGAATAATCCCGAAAAAGACTAAATTATCTAACCCAGAAAGACGAAAATAGAAAGCCCTCTCACTTACCATCATGGTACCTATATTTCTTCTTACTTCTTTTTCTTGTTTTGTAACACTATAACCATTAACGAAAGCATCTCCAGAATCTGGAATAATAAGCGTAGAGAGAATCTTAATAAGAGTAGTTTTTCCAGCTCCGTTATGTCCAACTAAGGCTCCAATCTTTCCTTTTTCTAGTTCAAATGAAACATCGTTTAAGGCTCTGATCTCTTTTTTCCCAGTTCTAAAAACCTTAGAAACATTAACTACTTTTATCAAATTCTTGAATCCCTCTCTTCAATATTTCCATGACTTTCTCCTTTTGTTCTTGGCTTAATGAGGATTTGTTTTCTATTAAATATCTCAAATTCGCATCTAATTCGTCGATTACTACTTCATATTGGTGCTCTGGGCTAATTAATCTTTTCCCTTTTTCAGTTATCTCATAGTATTTTTTTCCTTCTTCTTCTTTTACAACTCTCACATATCCTTCATCCTGGAGTTTGTTTAACGCGGGATATATAGCCCCTGGGGAAGGTTTCCAGAATCCTTGTGTGATTTTCTCTATTTCTCTCATTATGTCTGCTCCAGTCATTTCCCCTTTTGAAGATAATATTGTGAGAATAAGATAAGCTAATCCTCTTCTCCTATGATGATGAAAGTGTCTCCACATATGATATCAATTTTGATATCACATTAAAAAACTTTTCACAAAGTTTTAAACTAGAAAGTAGGTTTCCAAAGTAAACTATAAATAGCTTCTCTGAAGATAAAAAATCATGGAAAAGCAAAACATATGTCCTATTGTTGAGACCATAAAAGTAATAGGAAGTGAAGCTAAACTCTTGGTGTTAAGATATCTTTTTGATGGTAGTAAGGGTTTTAATGAACTTCAAAGGGTTACTAAGTTAAGTTCAAAAACATTATCAAACACATTAAAAGATCTTGAGGAAGCGGGAATAGTGAAAAGAGTAATTATAAGTGATAGGCCTTTTCGCGTAAAATATGAACTTACAGAGAAAGGGAAAGAGCTAAGAACATTATTTACTGAAATGGAAAAATGGGGAACTAAGCACCTCTTATCTGGAGATAAAAATAAATAAATAAAATAAAAATAACTTGTAGTATTATTTCTCTTCAATTGTTCTAACTAATTCCTCTGTTTTTATAACTTCTTTTGGTTTCCATCCCATAGCCATAGCAATAGCTGTACCCACTAGTGAAATTACTAAGTTAATTGCTAGGGCTATTAATGCAATATATATTCCTCCTAAGGGTGTTGGATAACTTGTAGTTGTAATTGCACCGAAATGATTAACATATGCTGTTAACACTACACCACTAGCTACACCGCCTATTAAACCAGCTAATAACGATCTTCCTTCGAGCTTATTTGTAAATAGTCCTAAGAAGACTGGGGGTAATGTTTGTAAAATTATAATACCTCCGAGTAATTGTAATCCAATGGCATAACTTAGTGGTACTACAAAGATGAAAGCTAAGGCAAGGAACTTAAAAGCAGTTGAAATCCACTTAGCTAAAGTAGCTTCTCCTCTAGGAGTTAAGTTGTAAAATTCTTTAACTACATTTCTAACCAAGAGATTTGCAGAACCAATAGCCATTATAGCTGCTGGTACTAGTCCTCCAATAAATATACCTACGAATGCAATACCATTAAACCATGAAGGCATAGAATAAGCTAACAAAGCCGGTACAGTTGTTATTCCCCCATACTTAGCTGATAATGTATAAGCTGGTTTAATAGCGAATACTAGTATACCAAATAACGCTAGGAGTGCTAAACCGATACCATAAATCGGTAGTAATGCTGTACCGTATTTTAGTTTCTTTTTATCTTCTGCACTTAACGAACCATTAATTGCATGAGGATAAAGATATAATGCTAATGCACTTCCTACTGCAAGTGTCCAAAATGCTGAAAGGGCTGAAGGAGGTAAGTAAGAATAGGGTATAGGTTTAACTGCATGAAATGCCGTTGAAAAACCTCCAATACTAAGAGGAACTGCAATTATTGTTGCTAAAACTGTTATCCATATTAACATATCTTTAAATACACCAGTTAATGCGGCACCTCTTAATCCGCTAGTAATTGTAAAAGCAGCTAGGACAATAAATGCTATTAAAAGTGATAAATCAAGAGTTAACCTTGTTGGTGGAAGACCTAAACCAATAAGCATAACTATTAATACAGCCTGCATACCGAATATTTGTAAAGCAATATAAGGTATTTCAGCAACTGCACCTACTAAGGCTACAGCTATTGCTAAAGCTCTGCTGTTAAACCTGTCTTTAACGAAATCAGCTGCTGTAACATAGCCTCTATTTCTTGATACAGTCCACAATCTAGGCATGGTTAAAAGAGCAATTGGAAAAGTTAAACCTACATAAAATACGGCAAAATATGCTAATGCACCACTCTTAAAAGCTAATTCTGGTACTGCTATGAAAGTATATGCTGTATATAGGTCAGCTCCCATTAAGAACCAGACTAGTAATATTCCTAATCTCCTTCCTCCAAGTCCCCATTCATCAAGTCTGCTTAAGTCCCCTCTTCTCCATCTAGCCCCATAAAATCCTAAAAAGGCAAATATAGCAAATAATACTATAAATATTGTTAAGGTCGAGATATCTACGTTCATCTTTCACCCTCCTCCTTTACAAAATGAACTACTACGGCACTAAGTACAGTAGTTACAGCCAGTAGAAGTATCTGATACCAGTAAAATATTGGTAAACCACCTAAAGTTGGATTTATCTTATTGTATATAGGGAAGAGAGAGTATAGTAGTGTTACTATTATAGCTACCACTAACATTGCCACATAATATGCAGAATTCACAAATATTTATAAAATAAGGAGATATATATATTTTTATTTACATCCATGAAAAATGTTTTTAAAAAAACACATAAAGGTTAATATTGTATAAACATTAAATTAAATAGTGATAGTGAATATAAACTAATAAATTCAAATAAGGAAAACTAGTAAAGATAAAGTATACTAAACGTAGATGAATTAAGGACTAGAATCTTTGTTATTCAAAATAACCTTATGTACAAAACCTTAAATTAGAAGTGAAATAACAAAGTGCAGAAAACGTAAATATTCTCTTAATTAGAATAACTTGATAAAGGAAAATTCTCTACATAATATATTGTTGTTAGACTAAGGACTCATTGGTGACACTAATATTACATTATCTCCTCTTATAATTATTGTACCTACTTTCCTAGTGCTACCATCACTCATCACTTCCTCAGAATTCTCTAATACTAAGTTCATATGCATATCATAACTCTTAAGAGTACCTCTAACAATTTTATCTCCTTTTAATTTCACTAACACAGTGGAACCCAAAGATTCTGCTAGAACCTTGTGTGCTGTTTCAGCCAAATTAACACCCATATTGTGTATAAGATATTCGGTATAAATATTTTATCTTCGTATCAACGTGGAAGATTCTCTCTGTGAGAAGATTTTCTTCTCTGCTCATTTATCACATCTATTAAAAATTTGGAAAAATAAATAATATCCCTTAACGTCTTTTTATGTATAGTAAGATACTACGTCATCATTCTGATATTCCTAGTCCTAACAAATAAAATTGCATAAACAATTACATAAATAATCCCTATATATCTTAAAATGCTTAGTTCTCCTATTACTGTCCCTATATCTGAAACTACAATTACAGCTACTGAATATACTATTGAAAATATGAATTCCATGATCGGTATTATAATCCTTATCTTCTCTTTTTCAATAGCAGTTATTAAGAACGAGTTTAGATATATAAATGAAGAGTTTTCTAACACCAGTATTGTAAATACCCCTATCATAAACACTGGAAATAGATAGACTATATATGACAGGAGCACAATCACTAGGGCTATTGTTATCCTGTAAACTAACACATAGTTACCAAGAGTTCTTACTCTGATAATATTAGAAACGTAAGTTGCAAAAATCATTGTTATAGAGAAAAAGAGTAGATATAGGGAGTAGCTGACATTGAACATGTCCGTAATTCCTAGTAAATAGAAAATTACTGGGTAAAGTGCTGCAATGATAGGATAAAGTAGATAGTCACTTATAAAGATAAGTTTCACGGTGTTACTTGTCTTTTTTAAAGATTTGAACTGTGTAATAAATGATATCGTAAGAGGAGTCTTTTCAGCTGCGGGATAATCTAACTTTAACTTAAGGAGAAGGGTAAGAAGTATGAATATTAGCAGTATCCCAAATCCTGCGTCAAAAACTCTCAGCCCATATCTTTCTTCTAATAGAATTACCAATACAACTATTATAGCTTGATTTATCTGACGGAGAGAAGCCAGAATACCTTCTAGTTTTCTTAGCACATCAAAATCTAGGTTAACACTTTTAATCAGATATAAGTTAACAGGTTCCCTAAATATGAATAATGATATAAAAAGCCCTTGAAGTATTCCTAGAAATACAGCAGAGTTAACATAGGTTGAGACTAAGAAGGTGATCCAGGCTAAAGTGATAAACTGTACTAAAATTATGCTGAGATCGTACTTTTTCAGACTTTTTATAGAGTTATTTATTGCAGATGAAAAAGGCAATAGAAAAGAAGGAACACCACTTATTGAGGTAACAACAATTATACCGAGGTCTATTAAGTTCCTAGTTAAAAAATAAATGTAACCTACTAATAAATAGTAAAGTACAAAGTTAACTGGTATTAATTGAGTAATAAAAAGAATCTTTAGCGTCTTGTTACTATTTAAAACTTTAAGAGTCTTAATAATATCTTTGAGTCTTTCCATATTTTATCATCTCAAGTTTTCTGAGGCGTTATATGACAAGATAATTCCGTTAGATTACTGCTCATTAGATCCTTTCTACAACGTTCCATATTACCGCTTAAATATACAATACGTGATATATTCTTGGATTTCTCTATATCAAGCCCTATAATGAAACTCATATGGTATGTTGTAGAATTACATATTTCTTTTTCAACAATTTTATCTGCATCAAAACCCAAATTTGAAAGAGAGAATTTGAATAAGGTCCTCCTATTAGGTTTGCTGTTTCTTCTTACTGAAATAAGTTTATTATCATCTTCATATTTTCCGAAAAACGTTAAATAAAGTTTAGTTCTTTTCTCAGTAGCTATTAATCTTGATGATGCGTCTAGGAGAATTCCATTTTATCACTTGATATACTTTCGATTACTTACTTTATATTTTTTCTCAGTAACCGTGAATCTTCTGTGGTATATGATATTACTGACTTCTTTATGTAAAACATATTAGTCAGATCTGTATTACTCAGATCTCATCGCCCTTTATAATATATAATCAATTATTTCTTCATACAATTATACTAATTCCATGAGAATATTACAATTCGCAAAAGATACCTGAATCTCCCTTCAAATGAGGACTATTCACTGTCTTATATGGAAAATACTCATGTGAAAAATACACGAGGAAATACTGAATATTCGACAAAAGTTATCTTAAGGATAGAGTGTAAAGTGTTAAACAAATGGAAAGTGTCGGTATAGTGCTACAAAGAGGTGAAAATAATAGCATTTATGCTCTCCTTAAACCTAACATTGATATAATAAGCGGGCAACTTTTCCTTATTGAGGATGAAGGTAAAAAGACTGTAGCCAGGTTAGACGACTATTTCTACATAAATGAGTTCTTCGATGAAAAAACACCTTTCTCGAGGACATTGTTAAACGATAAAATTGATGTTGAACTATTAAATATGAATACGGTCATTAAGGCGGAATTATCAATAGTTAAGAGGTATAATCACTCCACGATACCAAAACCTGGGTCTATAGTGAAGTTTCTTCCAGAGATTGCGGATGAGAAGGACTTACTTTCTTTTTATCAACTTTCTTCATCTCAAGGTTACATCAAATATGGAAGATTAGCTGGTTCTAAAATTCCTTTACTTCTTGACCTTAATGCGATAACTATGCATGTCGGAATATTTGGAGAAACTGGAAGTGGAAAGAGTTATAATATGAGATACTTAATCACTCTTCTTTCAAATATTGAAATTGACGGTAAAATTACATCAATTCCTTTAATTATATTTGATGCTAATGGTGATTACTCGGATTTTACATCTTTTAACATAGATCTAGTCAGTAAGGGAAGAGGATGGATAAAGAAATATGTAATGAGAGATCCATTGAGTGATTATGAGATAAAATTATCAATTGACCTCTCTCTATTCACAGCTAAGGATTTAGCTGACTTTATAATTTCTCTAAAATATGGTGATATTGCCCCAAATTCATTACAAGCCAATATACTGGAGCAAGTCTTGTCTCAACATGATCCGCAGGAATATAATTGGTTATTAAGTACTAGAGAGGGCATTGAAAGTTTAAAAATAGAGTTACAAGAGCTTAAAAATACAGGTTTCAGTCCGAGTAGCATTAGAGCTGTAGTTAGTTCTTTAGAAATTTTCCTCAACAAAGTGAGAAAATACAATTTCGTATCTTCATCTTCTTCATTTAATGAACAAACCCTTGATGTTATTTGGAATACTAAAGGATTAGCTATAATTGACTTTTCATCTGATGGTGCACCAGGTGTTGATATATCAACTAAACAGCTAATTGTAAGTTATGTTTCTCGTTTAGTCTTAGATTATCTTACTAAGGCGAAATATTCTGGAAAACAAAAACTTATAGGAGTAGTGATTGAGGAAGCACAGAATTATATACCTTCAAATGATTATCCAGTAAATGCTAGGATTACGAAAGAGGTTTTAGTTACATTAGCT
It encodes the following:
- a CDS encoding AMP-binding protein encodes the protein MKDISLEEYRQIWERSIKNPEEFWNEIAKELIWFNPYTKVLSYKSPDNYRWFVGGKINIAYNALDRWVKQGMGEKTAIIWLNEEGKEKKYTYLDLYELTAKIAKFIREHASKGDTVLIYMPMVVEAGATMLASARAGTIHTVVFSGFGVKALADRIRSAKPKIIFTADVTFRRGKTIELKSIVDEAIKESQVNVKKVVVLNREGKCDFKEERDVDFNEILKLSPFIEVEKTNSEDPLFILYTSGTTGKPKGIVHAMGSYTVWDYAHVKWLYDFSRNRKLLTTADLGWINGHSYSLYGVLLNYGTAIWIEGVLDYPHPGVMWEIIEKYHVEYVWTAPTLIKVLMKYGEQYINKYDTSSLEIFVTAGESLGLEALNWLRRNVKAKKIFEVWGQTENSGYIASPGGSYYGFLKIKDGSVGLPLPSIEIKVVDDNGNEVPIGRPGNIIITTPSPAFMIGLWNDERYKNYYAKFGYYETGDFGYLDEEGYLYILGRSDDIIKVAGHRIGVAEVENAASISEVAEVAAVGVHDPIRGEVIIIFAVPKEGAKDLDYVKQKIVESVRKNFGAIAIIKDVIFVNKLPHTRTGKIMRRVLRALASGNEVGDISTLEDETSIEEAKKALSEIKVIDKS
- a CDS encoding winged helix-turn-helix transcriptional regulator, yielding MEKQNICPIVETIKVIGSEAKLLVLRYLFDGSKGFNELQRVTKLSSKTLSNTLKDLEEAGIVKRVIISDRPFRVKYELTEKGKELRTLFTEMEKWGTKHLLSGDKNK
- a CDS encoding sodium:solute symporter family protein; the encoded protein is MNVDISTLTIFIVLFAIFAFLGFYGARWRRGDLSRLDEWGLGGRRLGILLVWFLMGADLYTAYTFIAVPELAFKSGALAYFAVFYVGLTFPIALLTMPRLWTVSRNRGYVTAADFVKDRFNSRALAIAVALVGAVAEIPYIALQIFGMQAVLIVMLIGLGLPPTRLTLDLSLLIAFIVLAAFTITSGLRGAALTGVFKDMLIWITVLATIIAVPLSIGGFSTAFHAVKPIPYSYLPPSALSAFWTLAVGSALALYLYPHAINGSLSAEDKKKLKYGTALLPIYGIGLALLALFGILVFAIKPAYTLSAKYGGITTVPALLAYSMPSWFNGIAFVGIFIGGLVPAAIMAIGSANLLVRNVVKEFYNLTPRGEATLAKWISTAFKFLALAFIFVVPLSYAIGLQLLGGIIILQTLPPVFLGLFTNKLEGRSLLAGLIGGVASGVVLTAYVNHFGAITTTSYPTPLGGIYIALIALAINLVISLVGTAIAMAMGWKPKEVIKTEELVRTIEEK
- a CDS encoding LSM domain-containing protein, which encodes MAETAHKVLAESLGSTVLVKLKGDKIVRGTLKSYDMHMNLVLENSEEVMSDGSTRKVGTIIIRGDNVILVSPMSP
- a CDS encoding ABC transporter ATP-binding protein — protein: MIKVVNVSKVFRTGKKEIRALNDVSFELEKGKIGALVGHNGAGKTTLIKILSTLIIPDSGDAFVNGYSVTKQEKEVRRNIGTMMVSERAFYFRLSGLDNLVFFGIIQGLSRSEAKRRAEELLELVGLSEWKNVQYMKYSTGMQRKLALARALILDPPVILLDEPTLGMDVVSSRDFRSLIKIISKEKTILLTSHNMKEVEDLADKIIVLKRGNVIAQGSKEEILSRLGKVKVIVAKNVPKGLDKYVIGYNNGTFILRVPQDENVEGEVLREEKPTLEDVFVYLMGEEMDSTRNRSGRGGWWRRWGE
- a CDS encoding DUF3311 domain-containing protein is translated as MNSAYYVAMLVVAIIVTLLYSLFPIYNKINPTLGGLPIFYWYQILLLAVTTVLSAVVVHFVKEEGER
- the rnhA gene encoding ribonuclease HI, which gives rise to MIIGYFDGLCEPKNPGGIATFGFVIYLDNRKIEGYGLAEKPFSINSTNNVAEYSGLICLMETMLKLGISSPIIKGDSQLVIKQMNGEYKIKAKRIIPLYEKAIQLKKKLNATLIWVPREENEEADRLSRVAYELVRKGKLRDTGCITLT
- a CDS encoding ABC transporter permease encodes the protein MGGVIDKLYAYIYLRGFKIWSSYRTQMVLNVLSWVLPVFTYYFVGTSLGNSLVERIGVSNYTAFFVIGLAFQGYVSSIITTISQRLRNEQLYGTIEYYVLSSGGVVSFLLYSAIWGFVINTVNAAVILSIGFALGVKYQINVLSTLIIIFLLLLSTIGFSMISASFTMIVKQGNPIAFFFSTFTTLMSGTVFPITVLPLPVKLISLALPLTWALNGLRLSMLSGEGILHLLNVILVLVMFNAILLPLGIGFYKYAFKRARKKGTLSEY
- a CDS encoding PadR family transcriptional regulator — its product is MWRHFHHHRRRGLAYLILTILSSKGEMTGADIMREIEKITQGFWKPSPGAIYPALNKLQDEGYVRVVKEEEGKKYYEITEKGKRLISPEHQYEVVIDELDANLRYLIENKSSLSQEQKEKVMEILKRGIQEFDKSS